A part of Vibrio sp. B1FLJ16 genomic DNA contains:
- the uvrA gene encoding excinuclease ABC subunit UvrA: MDKIEVRGARTHNLKNINLTIPRDKLTVITGLSGSGKSSLAFDTLYAEGQRRYVESLSAYARQFLSLMEKPDVDHIEGLSPAISIEQKSTSHNPRSTVGTITEVYDYLRLLYARVGEPRCPTHHAPLAAQTISQMVDKVLELPEGSKMMLLAPIVKERKGEHVKTLENLAAQGFIRARIDGETCDLSDPPTLELHKKHTIEVVVDRFKVRPDLQQRLAESFETTLELSGGIAVVAPMDGDGEEIIFSANFACPQCGYSMQELEPRLFSFNNPAGACGTCDGLGVQQYFDPSRVIVDDSLSLAQGAIRGWDQKNYYYFQMLSSLADHYGFDLHAPFNSLPKKTQDVILKGSGRTEIEFKYINDRGDIRVKRHPFEGILNTLERRYRDTESNSVREELAKYISTKSCSSCNGTRLRLEARNVFIADTALPEIVELSIADALSFFETLQLEGQRAQIAEKVMKEINDRLQFLVNVGLNYLNLSRSAETLSGGEAQRIRLASQIGAGLVGVMYVLDEPSIGLHQRDNERLLKTLTHLRDLGNTVLVVEHDEDAIRCADHVIDIGPGAGVHGGNVVAEGTMAEIIANPDSLTGQYLSGAKEIAIPKERTPRDPKKTVELIGATGNNLKNVNLSVPVGLFSCITGVSGSGKSTLINDTFFKIAHTQLNGATTAHPSPYKSIKGLEHFDKVIDIDQSPIGRTPRSNPATYTGIFTPIRELFAGTQESRSRGYKPGRFSFNVRGGRCEACQGDGVIKVEMHFLPDVYVPCDVCKGKRYNRETLEVRYKGKTIDEVLEMTVEDAREFFEPVPVIARKLQTLMDVGLSYIRLGQAATTLSGGEAQRVKLAKELSKRDTGKTLYILDEPTTGLHFHDIQQLLAVLHRLRDHGNTVVVIEHNLDVIKTADWIVDLGPEGGQGGGEIIAEGTPEDVSLIEGSHTARFLKPMLK, encoded by the coding sequence ATGGATAAAATAGAAGTTCGCGGTGCCCGAACCCATAACCTCAAGAACATTAACCTCACTATCCCTCGCGATAAGCTGACGGTTATTACCGGACTAAGTGGTTCTGGTAAGTCTTCTCTCGCTTTCGATACCTTGTATGCTGAAGGTCAAAGACGCTATGTAGAGTCTCTCTCTGCTTATGCACGCCAGTTCTTGTCTCTTATGGAAAAGCCGGATGTCGATCATATCGAAGGCTTATCACCAGCAATTTCTATCGAACAGAAATCAACGTCTCATAACCCACGCTCAACCGTAGGTACAATCACGGAAGTCTACGACTACCTGCGACTGCTGTACGCTCGTGTTGGCGAACCTCGCTGCCCGACACACCATGCTCCTCTTGCAGCTCAAACCATCAGCCAGATGGTGGACAAGGTGCTGGAGTTACCCGAAGGCAGCAAAATGATGCTGCTGGCTCCAATCGTTAAGGAACGTAAAGGCGAACACGTAAAAACCTTAGAAAATCTGGCTGCACAAGGCTTTATCCGGGCTCGTATTGATGGTGAAACTTGTGATCTTTCTGATCCACCAACGCTTGAGTTACATAAAAAGCACACCATCGAAGTGGTCGTCGATCGTTTTAAAGTTCGTCCTGACCTGCAGCAACGTCTGGCGGAATCATTCGAGACGACGCTTGAACTTTCTGGTGGTATTGCTGTTGTGGCTCCGATGGATGGTGACGGCGAAGAAATTATCTTCTCTGCAAACTTCGCCTGTCCCCAGTGTGGTTACAGCATGCAAGAGCTAGAACCGAGGCTATTTTCATTCAATAACCCGGCAGGTGCTTGCGGCACTTGTGACGGGCTTGGAGTGCAACAATATTTCGATCCAAGCCGAGTTATTGTGGATGATTCATTAAGCCTGGCACAAGGCGCAATCCGCGGCTGGGACCAAAAGAATTACTACTACTTCCAGATGCTCTCCTCTCTGGCTGATCACTATGGTTTTGATCTCCACGCTCCGTTTAATTCGCTGCCAAAGAAGACCCAAGACGTCATATTGAAGGGCTCCGGCCGCACTGAGATTGAGTTTAAGTACATCAATGATCGAGGTGATATCCGAGTTAAGCGTCACCCATTTGAAGGGATACTAAACACTCTGGAGCGTCGCTACCGGGATACTGAGTCAAACTCTGTGCGTGAAGAGCTAGCGAAATACATTTCAACTAAGTCTTGTTCAAGCTGCAATGGTACCCGACTGCGCTTAGAAGCACGGAACGTGTTCATTGCTGACACCGCCTTGCCGGAAATCGTAGAGCTGAGTATTGCCGATGCTCTATCTTTCTTTGAAACTCTCCAACTAGAAGGTCAGCGTGCACAAATTGCCGAAAAGGTAATGAAAGAGATCAATGACCGTCTACAATTTTTAGTCAACGTGGGGCTGAACTACCTTAATTTATCACGTAGTGCTGAGACATTATCAGGTGGTGAGGCGCAACGTATTCGCCTGGCGAGCCAAATTGGCGCGGGTCTAGTCGGGGTGATGTACGTACTGGATGAACCTTCGATTGGTCTCCACCAGCGTGACAATGAACGCCTATTGAAAACTCTCACTCATCTGCGAGACTTGGGTAATACGGTATTAGTTGTAGAACATGATGAAGACGCGATCCGTTGTGCTGACCACGTGATTGATATTGGTCCGGGCGCAGGGGTACACGGCGGTAATGTCGTAGCTGAAGGCACAATGGCGGAGATCATTGCTAATCCTGACTCTCTCACAGGTCAGTACTTAAGTGGTGCCAAAGAAATAGCCATACCTAAAGAGCGTACTCCCCGCGATCCGAAGAAAACTGTCGAACTTATCGGCGCAACGGGTAATAACCTGAAAAATGTTAATTTGTCAGTGCCTGTCGGCTTATTCAGTTGTATTACTGGCGTGTCAGGTTCAGGAAAATCAACCCTGATTAACGATACCTTCTTCAAGATCGCACATACCCAGTTAAATGGCGCAACAACGGCTCACCCTTCACCTTACAAGTCAATCAAAGGGTTGGAGCACTTTGATAAAGTGATCGACATCGATCAGAGTCCGATTGGCAGAACGCCTCGCTCTAACCCTGCTACCTACACGGGCATTTTTACCCCGATACGTGAACTCTTTGCAGGTACGCAAGAATCACGTTCACGTGGCTACAAACCAGGGCGTTTCAGTTTTAACGTTCGTGGTGGCCGTTGTGAAGCTTGTCAGGGCGATGGTGTGATTAAAGTTGAAATGCACTTCCTGCCGGATGTTTACGTGCCTTGTGATGTTTGTAAAGGTAAGCGATACAACCGCGAAACTCTAGAAGTACGCTACAAAGGCAAAACCATTGATGAAGTACTGGAAATGACGGTAGAAGATGCGCGCGAGTTCTTTGAACCCGTACCTGTCATTGCACGTAAATTACAAACATTAATGGATGTAGGCTTGTCATACATTCGTCTTGGACAAGCGGCAACCACTCTATCTGGTGGTGAAGCACAGCGCGTGAAGCTAGCAAAAGAACTGTCCAAACGCGATACCGGTAAAACGCTCTACATTTTGGATGAGCCAACCACTGGACTCCATTTCCATGATATTCAACAATTACTGGCTGTCTTACATCGTCTGCGAGACCACGGTAATACTGTTGTGGTCATCGAGCACAACTTGGATGTCATCAAAACCGCAGACTGGATAGTCGACCTGGGGCCGGAAGGCGGACAAGGCGGAGGCGAAATTATCGCTGAGGGTACACCTGAAGATGTGTCCCTGATCGAAGGATCACATACCGCACGCTTTCTTAAGCCTATGTTGAAGTAG
- a CDS encoding PglL family O-oligosaccharyltransferase, whose amino-acid sequence MATIHVSGTKLSPEKVQVPLNRKLLIALAVLFVLAMHFFMPNPGGAGLALSFNATTWIAFSFVLGIGCYQIARSQALRYSKLTFGLLICVIIMTVPVFYPNANTDLAANKLIGLWCGWLFFVVLQQFHFSNKHRQRILWFIVMAVVIEAIFGLTQYLYFKPGNPFGYNTVSNRPYGIFQQPNVMASFLATGLVIASYLLARQPYKYDRKLSDVYLLYAVPVLTLPLIVALASRTGWLVSLVAVLLIIPYMYRYNTKRRFTHWVISLASGLLLSAVVMNIAFPDGDGLATEKVHMESPRAYTFPQTLDMVIEKPFTGYGYGKFESEYILYTARQHALNEKYPAGLPSMDHPHNELLYWGVEGGLLPVLGIFLAMALVLHRISQAKRGTRLALLALFIPIVLHTQLEYPFYHSLVHWIIFVILLYWVDQRVARYRQAGFTKITKSLLRVFSLLIPAVFTFYMVSALHTNYILTKFETTRPTNPDILNQVSNPVVWKDRFDWDVYSTFLNIGLHTQDPSLIQPYIDWSLNIIKDKPRPAFYNNLILAYQGLDDTSKAEQIRAEAQFLFPKVDFSRVNYQPPSKAQSASPVLAEAE is encoded by the coding sequence ATGGCTACTATACATGTAAGCGGAACTAAACTGTCACCAGAAAAAGTTCAGGTTCCTCTCAACCGCAAGCTCCTTATCGCTCTGGCAGTACTCTTTGTACTGGCAATGCACTTTTTTATGCCTAATCCCGGCGGCGCAGGGTTAGCCCTTTCATTTAATGCAACTACCTGGATAGCCTTCAGCTTTGTACTCGGGATTGGTTGCTATCAGATCGCCCGTAGTCAGGCATTAAGATATTCCAAACTGACTTTCGGCCTGCTTATCTGTGTCATCATAATGACCGTGCCGGTATTTTACCCGAATGCGAACACTGACTTGGCGGCAAACAAGCTAATAGGATTATGGTGTGGCTGGCTGTTTTTTGTCGTCTTGCAACAGTTCCATTTTAGTAATAAGCACCGGCAACGTATCTTATGGTTTATTGTAATGGCTGTCGTCATCGAAGCGATTTTCGGTCTGACACAGTACCTTTACTTTAAGCCCGGCAACCCCTTCGGCTACAACACGGTCTCCAACCGACCGTATGGCATATTCCAGCAACCCAATGTAATGGCAAGTTTTCTTGCAACTGGACTTGTGATTGCGAGTTACTTGTTAGCTCGCCAGCCATATAAGTACGACCGCAAACTCAGTGATGTTTATCTTCTGTATGCTGTACCAGTTTTAACCCTGCCGTTGATCGTTGCACTTGCGTCAAGAACAGGTTGGCTTGTCTCTCTGGTTGCTGTGCTACTGATCATCCCCTACATGTACCGTTATAATACCAAGAGGCGTTTCACTCATTGGGTCATATCTCTGGCATCAGGACTACTGCTGTCGGCAGTCGTTATGAATATCGCTTTTCCGGATGGTGATGGATTAGCCACAGAGAAAGTCCATATGGAATCCCCTCGTGCTTACACTTTCCCGCAAACCTTAGATATGGTGATTGAAAAGCCATTTACGGGGTATGGGTATGGTAAGTTTGAGTCCGAATACATACTTTATACCGCTCGCCAGCACGCCTTAAATGAGAAGTATCCAGCCGGATTACCTTCCATGGATCACCCGCACAATGAGTTATTATATTGGGGGGTAGAAGGCGGCTTACTACCTGTTTTAGGTATCTTTTTAGCCATGGCGCTGGTGCTGCACAGAATTTCTCAGGCAAAGCGCGGAACCCGATTAGCTTTGCTAGCTTTGTTCATCCCTATCGTTTTACATACGCAGCTAGAGTACCCGTTTTATCACTCTTTGGTGCATTGGATAATTTTCGTCATTTTACTTTACTGGGTCGATCAGCGGGTCGCACGTTATCGTCAGGCCGGTTTCACTAAAATCACGAAAAGCTTGCTGCGCGTTTTCAGCTTGCTTATCCCCGCTGTGTTTACGTTTTATATGGTAAGTGCCTTACATACCAATTACATACTGACAAAGTTTGAGACCACACGTCCAACAAATCCGGACATCCTCAATCAAGTCAGTAATCCTGTGGTCTGGAAAGACAGGTTTGACTGGGATGTGTACAGCACTTTCCTGAATATAGGCTTACACACACAGGATCCCAGCTTAATCCAGCCGTACATCGACTGGTCACTGAATATTATTAAAGATAAGCCACG